The Mytilus edulis chromosome 4, xbMytEdul2.2, whole genome shotgun sequence nucleotide sequence gagcagaaaacagtcttttcaatataaattaatatattggcatttcaatataaataaatatattggcAAAGTGTCTTTTATTCCTGCGCTTGCGCGTATTTCTATCTAGCATACATGTCTAAgttacagttaatttataaaactcCTCGAATAATTAGTGATTTTGTAAAGTCACTTACAGTGCCAGTTATTTTGTAAATACCACTTTAAACTGCGTTTCGACGGACACACCTATTTTGTTTACATCGTTTCATTCCagaaaatttacattaaaaaaacacCCTGATCCATCACAAATGGAACACCGTTAAACTGACTGTCGAACAGATATGGAATTGTCAATTGATACAGCTGGCAGACCCCAAAACAGGAAATCAATGGATTCAACCTGGTTTCTAGTATATGACCCTAACAAAACGCTTTGTTTGATAACAAGACTAGTATGTAGTAAATGTCTTCAAGACATACAAAGAAATTTTATATCTTCATCTGTCAGATGAATACGGGTTTTTTTTGACGATTTTTATCACATCTCCGCATGGAAAAACTTCAAACCtacattaaacaaatatttacttttaatttgattttgatctAAAGAATGGAAAAAGTATAGAAACTTATTTAAAGTTTTATCACTTTGTGATTTTATGAATGTATTAGACAGTATTTTAGATATGACCAATGTAAAAAATGCAAGTACAAAACAGTTTTTACCTTTACCTAGCTGTTGTCTTGTTTGatacaatagaccactttcgagttcatccgtcaccggaaaaaactcgtcaattgcctttttgacgtcatttaccagatagagggggtcgcctgtgggtgcaatcaacagttttttacgtgacgtcattctgtaacagggcatgtaatagtggacccatcatgcagaagtcagatattcatagttatatagatatctatacatcaatggaaagataattctatgaactttctgattaaataaaaaaaaatccaacatctcttgtttaaacatgcaaattggtacaagttatcagctggaaattaggcattttccccctaaaaaaacttaaaaacagaccacctttggacacacggacacggatcagtaacctgtgcatatatttgagatttcttataatatgtatttcgaagagcttatccggctgatttaagaaaatgtagtttcggcctacgttcgcctgctccgaaaggagctatcttacctgacaaatcaaagtgctttttgcaacaggtgaaaatcagctgtttatggagttgcctcccatatagtaggaagtcacaaaaacattttttttttttaaatcttgacaaaagtggcattttaattgaacttcaatatatgtttttcacattgaacataaaaaacaatcaactttttcatttagtggtatataaatagcagggaattccatcagtatgtaaatgtcactggggaaatacccctagtttttagtacgaaactgtttatagcaccctttgtatccctgcactatttacgttcatcaagcgtcttagtgatcgtcattgtgcaggataaactagaaataatgatTGTTCTGTaagtacttaatgacaattccctaatgacagcaatgctgattgtcaattttgagaattcaatttgccgaataattcgtacaatatagaattatagttttccaaccactcgctcaacattggaatggaagtgacgacgcccttaaacgcacaaatgacgttcactaaaaccagagtttttgacggaaatgcatcgaactcgaaagtttgTTTATGAATATAGATTATTTTATAGAATGCAAATGAACAATACAACACTTATTTGCTTTTGTATATCAATTTTCATGCCACAATAAGATGCACTCGTCCTgatatgcatgcaatatttgtcactggaccaTATAgcataaacaaataaatttcttACTCTTTCCATATGTGTATTTTTCTCCTTTCACAACGGCAAACATTACAATGCACTGTCTTTATATTTGATCATAATATTTGATGacatagtttataaaaaaaaaaagaaaaagaaagatgtggtatgattgtcaatgagaaaactctccacaagataccaaaatgacacagaaattaacagctatagttcaccgtacggccttcaacaatgaataaagcccataccgcatagtaagctataaaacagcccgaaatgacaaagtaaaacaattcaaacgagaaaactaacggcctaatttatgtatataaaatgaacgaaaaacaaatatgcaacacataaacaaacgacaaccactgatttacaggctcctgacttgggaccggcacatacatacagaatgtggcggggttaaacatgttagcaggattccaaccctctccctaacctgggatagtggtataacagtacaacataagaacaaactataaaaatcagttgaaaaaggcttaactcatcagatggataaaaaaatACGAGTGGACGTGGACGGTTACTTGTAcaccccaacaacaaaaagaaacaatctgagagtactcgcagttaactgacagctagttcaaagcctctaacaactaataaaaaaattatgcatctaagactaaattatcaatccgtacacatccaacatccaattgaTATCCAATTGATTtcgtgtaaagacgtcataaacattCAGAGAAAAAAATGACCTTGTGTTACGCTGTTCATTATTTACAGAATCACtatataaaaaatcatttactGAGTTTCGAACAAGTTTATAGGTAAGAGGTTGTTTTATTTCCTTTCTGTGAGTAACAagtttcgatttatgagtttgactgtccctctggtatcgttcgtccctcttttaaacttctttatattttcccctgttcagtatgttacattttaacttTCCCTTAATTATTAGAATTAACTTTTGTGTGCAAGTTTGCTCTTGATTTAAAGACCATGTTACTACAATATGTCAGCTGTTTGATGAAAATTGCAAATTGAAGtacattattttttcatttgtttttgtaaatgataGACATTTACTGTTAATTTTTTGTAATATCCTTttggcgtggctcggtacttatacatcccacattgtgttattgtgttatatccttttttgtattcttatttttcaattttgctcacatgctttgtctatatgccattttgtttttctttgttgacatacttgtttgttaaatttaaagtgcatgataaagattataacacaatgttgattgctgtacccctatttttgacatttttacatgttattttccgttttgaattttccatggagttcggtatttttgtcatGACGGACATTTTATAATTTACTATATCATATGGGATTTGCTTTGATAAATGTCGTGCAGTGACGTATAGCTGTTTACTTGCCCATCCTTTAAtctctagtggatagttgtcttattgcacggtaatcataccacacctcTTTAATTGTACATAATATTAACATTGACATCAGGTTATATTAAACACTCTGTTCTCTTTGTCAGATCTTTCAATCATATTGCTAGACACTGATtaatacaaaacaaattatttctctatagtaaaacttttttttaggaaaattgtcagataaaaggtaaaatatcAAAACTGAGAATACCTTATAGGCATTTATTTGATCCATCACGATATTTTTAAATAGAATCTAAATTATTACTGATATCAAATAtgattcataattttttattcatgcattattaatgtaaaaaatatttattttattatagattAACTCGACTCATCAttcaaaataattacatcattatGTGATGCGGTtatctaaattaatttttgtacaaaatgaagcaAAACGTTCATTGATTGAGATTGCATTATACCTACCAGGTGTAAAATAGTATTCAATTCAAGTTTGAGGAAAAACTAATCATTTGTTATAACGACAATATAAAAtggaaaatataacaaatatgcAAAATGCAACAAGATTAAATAGAACATTGGAGGATCCAGTTTCTAATTCTGTCAACCTAAATACAGAATTAAATCTTACCATTGGTAGTAATATAACCAACTTGACTGACTCGGAGGTAATTGTTGTGGATTTTCGCCAATTTTATAAATATGGATTTGAATTTATACTGTACGGCTACTTCATGCCAGTTTGGGCATCGATGAGTATTATAATGTATGCTCTAATGATAACCGTTTTCATACGATATGGAATGACCTCAAAGACCCACATATGTTTGATAGCTATAGCAATATGTGACAGTGTTTCGCCAATTGCTCCGACATCCATTTGGGTCTACTTCTTTGCTATCAAGAAACATTATTATTACTTGCCATTTGAATGGTGTAAGATATACCACTACACAACGGAAGTTATACCACAATTCTTCACGTACACgtcatattttataacaattatgaTGACTGTGCAAAGATATATTATGGTTGCGCATCCATTTAAAGCTGAAAAACTTTGTTCAAAGACTGTTGTCTATGTTATGATTGTCTTGTGTTTTCTTACATCAGTAGCAATACGTCTTGTACATTTATTCCATTATAAATACAGCAAAACATCAGTGCCTGGCATAGACAACGCAAATACAACAATGCAAGCGTGTACGTTTAGTCGTCCGGACTGGATGCCagtatcattttacacatactTGGGATTTTTGATGACCGCACAAACAATCATAGTCGGGGTAATTCCATGCACGGTGTTAGTTGTTAGCGAACTATTAATGATAAAGGCAATAAACGCCAGATCAGCAAAACGTGAAACGATGACATCCAAAGCCAAGGGTCAGTCTCATAACGCCAAAAATGAAAGGAGATTGACCATTGCGACGATATGTATAACTGCAGTAACACTTTTTTATATGGTCCCCGTAGTCATAATACAAGTGATTGATGTATTAGTTTTGATGTTTGATTTTGATATTGGAGATTATAATAATCTAAGAACTGCAATTGTTGTATTGAATGTGTTGTATTGGATGTGTATTCCATCTAACTTTCTTATTACTTGTTGCTTAAGTCGAGAATTCAGACGTGGGATCCGGAGTCTTTTCATTAAACCTAAAACAGTCCAGAACACGATCATATCGATTGTTTCTTTGGCAAAAACTCAAGAATCGGTGTGCAACTCGGAAACAACAGAATCTGTGAAAGGCAATGACTCTGAAACTGTAGTTGATGAGCAgaaaatttaaatgcatttaatcGGAAGCAACTGATTTATTTGTAAGGTTCATGTTGAAGTGACAAAAATCAAAGAACTgttatatttaaacatatttgatatataaaacattttttgaataaAGAAGATGGCAGTGTACGTACATCAAATAGCAACAATAACCTACAGTATTTGGCAATTGAACAGCTAGGGGTCTATTTTTTATTCCGACTTATATAAAATCGTTTATATCTAGGCTTGAACATACAGGTACATGCCTGGTAAATGACAGCAAACGTCAAAACATCAGAAATGTTTAGTTAGAGTAACCTATAGACAACAATAGCTATCCAATAATTCTACAATAATGTGTCACAATACCAATAAAAGTTTAGTTCCTACTTGTTATGGCCTgatactgttaaaatatatataaataaatgacatTTTCACAATTTCATTTCTGTGTTATTCAACTGTTAAATGTATTTGGATTAAGCATAAAGTagcaaatatacatatataaatatgtttacaaaaaCCTTCGTTTTATGAGTGTTGCCTGTCCCAACTCTCCAAAGTGACTTAGTCGGAAGTCACGGAAAATGTTTTGACTGTATCAttatcacagtgtagatactattctgtacgctatccggaagtcgcgattttcgaagcgatgatttccaactggctaacaggacggttttgcctacggtaacttttctcatcatttgtttactcctatatctacaaagtgctttgatcatcttcaaggtatatatagcagCATacatatgagtaactgtaacaaaaacatgcattagaatataaaatatacgtgtgcatcacatcaatctggtagaaaaaagtgaaatcgatggacaattttgctctcgtagtacaaagcaaataatcttttattgcaaatatttgcatcagtttacagttaaatatatactgtttcaatattcttttcgtacttaagtagaatattcgtatttcccataaaaaaatatgttttccttgaggatcccaaaataaattactgtacgatcagtctagaactgactgtattctagaagcgatttaagattttttgactgtatgaccagtcgtgattttgaagaaaaaacaacagcaatttgaaggtatatacgtgtatatgtgatattatgaactatccagAGAACTTCTGtataacgtgtaattactttcatcagacaatacaaatatatttctgatgaattttttagacggcaaaataattgtatttttgttccatcagtcttatttaaaatcaaatgcctaaaaagtaatacatgattctcttatggactttgtaatagtgtatcgttacagttatctgtttagctattacatttttaaagattatttacaccgtccgccgttgaccaattgatgataacataaatcaagcttgtcttttaaaataacaaacaaaggataaagacagctttgcgtagggggataattcatgtgatataattttggtaagtttacagaaatagaaggtccataatgcattaatcgagtaaaaatggagcaatttcagaaaactttaatgattggtttaggaggtgttggaaatacctgatgggtgccccatataatgtaatgttcaagtccgtatcttatataaagtaaccccatacaagatttttactaaaattcgaaatagacggtacacaatacagtcattatcatttatgataaggaatccgaataagattaattaatagttacaTCAGTGATTCAAAAAAAGGGGACccggcagtttgaaaccctttttaactatcaattcatttgtatgggaacatatatttggaatccccttttcgCCTGGATTTgacccctctccatttaaaaatggccggaacccccaatgtatattaagtggtttatgaggagatgcgcttacaaaaccggcgaaacatattgtatcggtccaacggacgaacggaaagacggacttctttatcactataaccccccgcttgacaaagtggtgaacaatagacacaaaatacagttttctcgtttgaattgttttacattgtcttatcgaggccttttatagctcactattcggtatgggctttgctcattgttgaaggccgtacggtgacctatagttgttaatgtctgtgtcattttggtcttttgtggatagttgtctcattggcaatcataccacatcttttttatatagctctacatcttaaacaaagtgaaggaactgtgatcaattataggctacagtacggcctcgaatgtgtgtaaatacatgcattgttatataacaactaaatctgtgtgtttgtacaattttaagtataacggaggacatttctgaaacttatatactagtatac carries:
- the LOC139518451 gene encoding sex peptide receptor-like — protein: MENITNMQNATRLNRTLEDPVSNSVNLNTELNLTIGSNITNLTDSEVIVVDFRQFYKYGFEFILYGYFMPVWASMSIIMYALMITVFIRYGMTSKTHICLIAIAICDSVSPIAPTSIWVYFFAIKKHYYYLPFEWCKIYHYTTEVIPQFFTYTSYFITIMMTVQRYIMVAHPFKAEKLCSKTVVYVMIVLCFLTSVAIRLVHLFHYKYSKTSVPGIDNANTTMQACTFSRPDWMPVSFYTYLGFLMTAQTIIVGVIPCTVLVVSELLMIKAINARSAKRETMTSKAKGQSHNAKNERRLTIATICITAVTLFYMVPVVIIQVIDVLVLMFDFDIGDYNNLRTAIVVLNVLYWMCIPSNFLITCCLSREFRRGIRSLFIKPKTVQNTIISIVSLAKTQESVCNSETTESVKGNDSETVVDEQKI